Proteins encoded by one window of Streptomyces sp. NBC_01571:
- a CDS encoding phosphatase PAP2 family protein gives MGETTVTTLEGQDRAAPRPVAEDRAGRTFLRRLRTPRRPRFWFEILLIAASYWTYSLIRNAVPEQRGKALRNADWIWRVEHHLGIAVEQSVNHAVNSATWLIIGMNYYYATLHFVVTLAVLVWLYHSHPGRYAAARLALFATTAVALVGYYFFPLAPPRLMNGGHFVDTVVVHHTWGSMASGDLKHMSNQYAAMPSMHIGWSLWCGLTIFALASAPWARILGLLYPAATLLVIVSTANHFWLDAVGGMLCLAFGFTVARLWYGTLPYALPRWVPGTRGTPMLPLKT, from the coding sequence ATGGGTGAGACGACCGTGACGACACTGGAAGGCCAGGACCGGGCCGCTCCACGCCCCGTCGCGGAGGACCGTGCGGGAAGGACCTTCCTGCGCCGTCTGCGGACTCCGCGTCGCCCCCGCTTCTGGTTCGAGATCCTGCTCATCGCGGCGAGTTACTGGACGTACTCGCTGATCCGCAACGCCGTGCCGGAGCAGAGGGGCAAGGCCCTGCGCAACGCCGACTGGATCTGGCGCGTGGAGCACCATCTCGGGATCGCGGTCGAGCAGTCGGTCAACCATGCAGTCAACTCGGCGACATGGTTGATCATCGGGATGAACTACTACTACGCGACGCTGCACTTCGTGGTGACGCTGGCCGTCCTGGTCTGGCTCTACCACAGCCATCCAGGCCGCTACGCGGCGGCGCGCCTGGCCCTGTTCGCCACGACGGCGGTGGCCCTGGTCGGCTACTACTTCTTCCCGCTCGCCCCGCCCCGCCTGATGAACGGCGGCCACTTCGTGGACACGGTCGTCGTCCACCACACCTGGGGCTCGATGGCCTCCGGCGACCTCAAGCACATGTCGAACCAGTACGCCGCGATGCCGTCGATGCACATCGGCTGGTCGCTCTGGTGCGGCCTGACGATCTTCGCCCTCGCCTCGGCGCCGTGGGCCCGCATCCTGGGCCTCCTCTACCCGGCGGCCACCCTGCTGGTCATCGTCTCCACCGCCAACCACTTCTGGCTCGACGCGGTGGGCGGCATGCTCTGCCTGGCCTTCGGCTTCACGGTGGCCCGCCTCTGGTACGGCACCCTCCCGTACGCGCTGCCCCGCTGGGTACCCGGGACGCGGGGGACACCCATGCTCCCCCTCAAGACCTGA
- a CDS encoding pyridoxamine 5'-phosphate oxidase family protein, which yields MTDTSPRTDVDARYSSPGAAATPWPEAVERLAAAELYWLSTVRPDGRPHVTPLLGVWRDGALHFATGAGERKALNLAENPYVVLTTGVNTWAEGCDLVVEGEAVRVTDVARLRELAGAWEGKYGAAWRFEVREDGAFQDKYGPAFVFAVAPRTAFGFGKGEPFSQTRWRFA from the coding sequence ATGACGGACACATCACCGAGGACCGATGTCGATGCCCGCTACAGCAGCCCGGGCGCCGCCGCGACCCCCTGGCCCGAGGCGGTGGAGCGGCTGGCCGCGGCCGAGCTGTACTGGCTGTCGACGGTGCGGCCGGACGGCCGCCCGCACGTGACCCCGCTGCTGGGCGTCTGGCGGGACGGGGCGCTGCACTTCGCCACGGGGGCCGGCGAGCGCAAGGCCCTGAACCTGGCGGAGAACCCGTACGTCGTCCTCACCACCGGCGTGAACACCTGGGCCGAGGGCTGCGACCTCGTCGTCGAGGGCGAGGCGGTGCGCGTGACCGACGTCGCCCGGCTGCGGGAACTCGCCGGGGCATGGGAGGGGAAGTACGGCGCCGCGTGGCGTTTCGAGGTGCGCGAGGACGGCGCGTTCCAGGACAAGTACGGTCCCGCGTTCGTCTTCGCCGTGGCGCCGCGCACCGCGTTCGGATTCGGCAAGGGGGAGCCGTTCAGCCAGACGCGCTGGCGTTTCGCCTGA
- a CDS encoding LacI family DNA-binding transcriptional regulator, translated as MTTRLADIAAQAGVSEATVSRVLNGKPGVAATTRQSVLAALDVLGYERPVRLRQRSEGLVGLITPELENPIFPALAQVIGQALTRQGYTPVLATQTPGGSTEDELTEMLVDRGVAGIIFVSGLHADTSADMQRYEQLRAQGVPFVLVDGFSPKVQAPFISPDDRAAMDLAVTHLVSLGHTHIGLALGPKRFVPVQRKIEGFVRTMQEQLGLAPADVEERLVQHSLYTLEGGQAAAAALMERDCTAIVCASDMMALGAIRAARGRGLDVPKDISVVGFDDSPLIAFTDPPLTTIRKPVPAMGQAAVRTLLEEIGGTPAPHSEFVFMPELVVRGSTASAPGDRNRP; from the coding sequence GTGACCACACGGCTTGCCGACATCGCAGCCCAGGCGGGGGTCAGTGAGGCGACTGTCAGCCGCGTCCTGAACGGGAAGCCCGGTGTCGCCGCGACCACCCGCCAGTCCGTCCTGGCCGCCCTCGACGTGCTGGGCTACGAGCGCCCGGTCCGGCTGCGGCAGCGCAGCGAGGGCCTGGTGGGCCTGATCACCCCCGAGCTGGAGAACCCGATATTCCCCGCGCTGGCGCAGGTCATCGGGCAGGCGCTGACCCGCCAGGGGTACACCCCGGTCCTCGCGACCCAGACGCCGGGCGGCTCGACCGAGGACGAGCTGACGGAGATGCTGGTGGACCGGGGCGTCGCCGGCATCATCTTCGTCTCCGGGCTGCACGCGGACACCTCGGCGGACATGCAGCGCTACGAGCAGCTGCGCGCCCAGGGGGTCCCCTTCGTCCTGGTCGACGGGTTCTCGCCGAAGGTGCAGGCGCCGTTCATCTCGCCCGACGACCGCGCGGCGATGGACCTGGCGGTCACGCACCTCGTCTCGCTCGGGCACACCCACATCGGGCTCGCCCTGGGTCCGAAGCGGTTCGTGCCCGTGCAGCGCAAGATCGAGGGCTTCGTGCGCACGATGCAGGAGCAGCTGGGGCTCGCTCCCGCCGATGTCGAGGAGCGACTGGTCCAGCACTCGCTGTACACCCTGGAGGGCGGACAGGCCGCGGCCGCCGCGCTCATGGAACGGGACTGCACGGCGATCGTCTGCGCCAGCGACATGATGGCTCTCGGGGCGATACGGGCGGCGCGCGGGCGCGGCCTGGACGTACCGAAGGACATATCCGTCGTGGGCTTCGACGACTCGCCGCTGATCGCCTTCACCGACCCGCCCCTGACGACGATCCGCAAGCCGGTGCCGGCCATGGGGCAGGCTGCGGTGCGAACGCTGCTGGAGGAGATCGGGGGGACTCCGGCTCCGCACAGTGAATTCGTGTTCATGCCGGAACTGGTGGTGCGCGGTTCAACCGCTTCGGCCCCTGGGGACCGGAATCGTCCCTAG
- a CDS encoding bifunctional [glutamine synthetase] adenylyltransferase/[glutamine synthetase]-adenylyl-L-tyrosine phosphorylase, with translation MTAPGRRSSTFTRLLRHGFTDPSAAERLLESDQLAPIRADPVLLEALGTTADPDLALLGLVRLVEAQGGHTAERELLDTLVAAKPLRDRLLGVLGASAALADHLARHPGDWQELVTYEPQDLHPGVAEFEDGLAEAKDPVSLRVAYRRCLLSIAARDVCGTTDLAQTAAELADLATATLRAALAIACDAAPGDAALCRLAVVAMGKCGGHELNYVSDVDVIFVGEAVDGADEGKAIQAATRLAAHMMRICSETTVEGSIWPVDANLRPEGRNGPLVRTLSSHLAYYQRWAKTWEFQALLKARPVAGDIELGAEYVATLAPLVWHAAERENFVADVQKMRRRVVENIPVAEVDRELKLGPGGLRDVEFAVQLLQLVHGRADSSLRSGTTLDALKALAAGGYVGRADAVQLDDSYRFLRLMEHRIQLYRLRRTHLVPEDSADLRRIGRSLGLRVDPVVELKREWKRHRAVVRRLHEKLFYRPLLDAVAQLATGEARLSADAARERLVALGYADPAAALRHLEALASGVSRKAAIQRTLLPVLLGWFADSAEPDAGLLNFRKVSDALGKTPWYLRLLRDEGAAAENLARVLSAGRLAPDLLMRAPEAVALLGDGDGGGLEPRARAHLEQEVLAAVGRAAGGEQAVTAARGVRRRELFRTAAADIVASYGTEETPVVADQGALVDQVGGAVSDLTAATLAGTLRAVVRDGWGDTLPTRFAVIAMGRFGGHELGYGSDADVLFVHEPREGVDEHEASRAANAVVSEMRRLLQVSSADPPLLIDADLRPEGKSGPLVRSLKSYEAYYRRWSLVWESQALLRAEFVAGDEDLGRRFIELVDPLRYPAEGLGEDAVREIRRLKARMESERMPRGADPTLHTKLGRGGLSDVEWTVQLFQLRHGWDEPGLRTTRTREALAAACAAELVSGEDAAILDEAWVLATRVRNAVMLVRGRAGDTFPSDGRELAAVGRYLGYGPGHVGDMLDDYRRTTRRARAVVDELFYGA, from the coding sequence ATGACGGCGCCGGGGCGCAGAAGCAGTACCTTCACACGGCTGCTGCGGCACGGTTTCACCGATCCCTCGGCGGCCGAGCGGCTCCTGGAGAGCGACCAGCTCGCGCCCATAAGGGCCGATCCGGTGCTCCTCGAAGCACTCGGGACGACCGCCGACCCGGATCTCGCACTGCTCGGGCTTGTCCGGCTGGTCGAAGCGCAGGGCGGCCACACGGCCGAACGCGAACTCCTCGACACGCTGGTCGCCGCCAAACCGCTGCGCGACCGGCTGCTCGGCGTGCTCGGCGCCTCCGCCGCCCTCGCCGACCACCTCGCCCGCCATCCGGGCGACTGGCAGGAACTCGTCACCTACGAGCCGCAGGACCTGCATCCCGGAGTGGCGGAGTTCGAGGACGGCCTCGCGGAGGCGAAAGACCCCGTCTCGCTACGCGTCGCCTACCGGCGCTGTCTGCTGTCCATCGCCGCCCGCGACGTGTGCGGCACCACCGACCTCGCCCAGACCGCCGCCGAGCTCGCCGACCTCGCCACCGCCACCCTGCGCGCCGCGCTCGCCATCGCCTGCGACGCCGCGCCCGGCGACGCCGCGCTGTGCCGGCTCGCCGTCGTCGCGATGGGCAAGTGCGGCGGACACGAACTCAACTACGTGTCCGACGTCGACGTGATCTTCGTGGGGGAGGCGGTCGACGGGGCCGACGAGGGCAAGGCGATCCAGGCCGCCACCCGGCTCGCCGCCCACATGATGCGGATCTGCTCCGAGACGACCGTCGAGGGCAGCATCTGGCCCGTCGACGCCAACCTGCGGCCCGAGGGGCGCAACGGACCGCTGGTCCGCACGCTCAGCAGCCATCTCGCCTACTACCAGCGCTGGGCCAAGACCTGGGAGTTCCAGGCGCTGCTCAAGGCGCGGCCGGTCGCCGGGGACATCGAGCTCGGCGCGGAGTACGTGGCCACGCTCGCGCCGCTCGTCTGGCATGCCGCCGAGCGCGAGAACTTCGTCGCCGACGTGCAGAAGATGCGGCGCCGGGTGGTCGAGAACATCCCCGTGGCCGAGGTCGACCGGGAGCTGAAACTCGGGCCGGGAGGGCTGAGGGACGTCGAATTCGCCGTGCAGCTCCTGCAGTTGGTGCACGGCCGCGCCGACTCCTCGCTGCGCAGCGGCACCACGCTCGACGCCTTGAAAGCACTCGCCGCGGGCGGGTACGTGGGGCGTGCCGACGCCGTCCAGCTCGACGACTCCTACCGGTTCCTGAGACTGATGGAGCACCGCATACAGCTCTACCGGCTGCGGCGGACCCATCTGGTGCCGGAGGACAGCGCCGATCTGCGACGCATCGGACGGTCGTTGGGGCTGCGTGTCGATCCGGTCGTCGAGCTGAAACGCGAGTGGAAGCGGCACCGGGCCGTGGTGCGGCGGCTGCACGAGAAGCTCTTCTACCGGCCGCTGCTCGACGCGGTCGCCCAACTCGCCACCGGTGAGGCCCGGCTGAGCGCGGACGCGGCCCGGGAGCGGCTGGTCGCGCTCGGATACGCGGACCCGGCTGCCGCGCTGCGGCACCTGGAGGCGCTGGCCTCCGGCGTCTCGCGCAAGGCGGCCATCCAACGGACCCTGCTGCCCGTGCTGTTGGGATGGTTCGCGGACTCCGCCGAACCCGACGCCGGTCTGCTCAACTTCCGCAAGGTCTCCGACGCGCTGGGCAAGACCCCCTGGTACCTGCGGCTGTTGAGAGACGAAGGCGCCGCGGCCGAGAACCTGGCGCGCGTGCTGTCCGCGGGGCGGCTCGCCCCCGACCTGCTGATGCGTGCCCCGGAGGCGGTCGCGCTGCTCGGCGACGGGGACGGCGGCGGGCTGGAGCCGCGCGCCCGGGCGCATCTGGAGCAGGAGGTGCTCGCGGCGGTGGGGCGGGCCGCCGGGGGTGAACAGGCGGTCACCGCCGCGCGCGGGGTGCGGCGGCGGGAGCTCTTCCGCACCGCCGCGGCCGACATCGTCGCCTCCTACGGCACCGAGGAGACGCCCGTCGTCGCCGACCAGGGCGCCCTCGTGGACCAGGTCGGCGGTGCGGTGTCCGACCTGACCGCGGCGACGCTCGCGGGGACCCTGCGGGCCGTGGTGCGGGACGGGTGGGGGGACACCCTGCCCACCCGGTTCGCGGTGATCGCGATGGGGCGGTTCGGGGGGCACGAGCTCGGCTACGGGTCCGACGCGGACGTACTGTTCGTGCACGAGCCCCGGGAGGGCGTGGACGAGCACGAGGCGTCCCGGGCCGCCAACGCCGTGGTGTCCGAGATGCGGCGGCTGCTCCAGGTCTCCAGCGCGGATCCGCCGTTGCTGATCGACGCGGATCTGCGGCCCGAGGGGAAGTCCGGGCCGCTCGTGCGCTCGCTGAAGTCGTACGAGGCGTACTACCGGCGGTGGTCGCTGGTGTGGGAGTCGCAGGCGCTGCTGCGGGCCGAGTTCGTGGCCGGGGACGAGGATCTGGGGCGCCGGTTCATCGAGCTCGTCGATCCGCTGCGGTACCCCGCGGAGGGGCTGGGCGAAGACGCCGTACGGGAGATACGGCGGCTGAAGGCCCGGATGGAGTCGGAACGGATGCCTCGCGGGGCCGATCCGACGCTGCACACCAAACTGGGGCGGGGTGGGCTGTCCGACGTGGAGTGGACGGTGCAGCTGTTCCAGTTGCGGCACGGGTGGGACGAACCGGGGCTGCGGACCACGCGGACGCGGGAGGCGCTGGCGGCCGCGTGCGCGGCGGAGCTGGTGTCGGGGGAGGACGCGGCGATCCTCGACGAGGCGTGGGTGCTGGCCACGCGGGTGCGCAATGCCGTGATGCTGGTGCGGGGGCGGGCCGGGGACACGTTTCCGTCCGACGGGCGGGAACTGGCCGCCGTGGGGCGGTACCTGGGGTACGGGCCCGGTCACGTGGGCGACATGCTCGACGACTATCGGCGGACCACACGGCGGGCTCGGGCCGTGGTGGACGAGTTGTTCTACGGGGCGTGA
- a CDS encoding extracellular solute-binding protein — protein MRRGIAATALVASLALAATACGGSDSGSDKSDGPTTITWWDTSNATNEAPTYKALAQQFEKANPDIKVKYVNVPFDQAQNKFDTAAGSKGAPDILRSEVGWTPAFAKKGFFLPLDGTEALADQAKFQPSLIEQAKYDGKTYGVPLVTDTLALVYNKALYKKAGITEAPKTWDDLKKAAATIKQKTGVDGYWGSTQAYYAQSFLYGEGTDTVDASAKKITVNSAAAQKAYGTWQGLFSGKGLHKADTTADAYAHIQDAFVNGKVASIVQGPWEITNFYKGSAFTDKTNLGIATVPAGSTGKAGAPTGGHNLSVYAGSDKAHQAASLKFVKFMTSAASQAKIALKNSTLPTRDDAYTSAVKADPGIAGYQTVLAAAQPRPALPEYSSLWGPLDTELPKIAGGKESLDKGLSNVELAIAKLVPDFSK, from the coding sequence ATGCGGCGTGGCATAGCGGCCACCGCGCTGGTGGCGTCCCTCGCCCTCGCGGCGACGGCCTGCGGCGGCAGTGACAGCGGCAGCGACAAGTCGGACGGCCCCACCACCATCACCTGGTGGGACACCTCCAACGCCACCAATGAGGCGCCGACGTACAAGGCACTGGCCCAGCAGTTCGAGAAGGCCAACCCGGACATCAAGGTCAAGTACGTCAACGTCCCCTTCGACCAGGCGCAGAACAAGTTCGACACGGCCGCCGGCTCCAAGGGCGCCCCGGACATCCTGCGCTCGGAGGTCGGCTGGACCCCCGCGTTCGCGAAGAAGGGCTTCTTCCTGCCGCTGGACGGCACCGAGGCCCTCGCGGACCAGGCCAAGTTCCAGCCCAGCCTGATCGAGCAGGCCAAGTACGACGGCAAGACGTACGGTGTCCCGCTGGTGACCGACACCCTCGCGCTCGTCTACAACAAGGCGCTGTACAAGAAGGCCGGCATCACCGAGGCCCCCAAGACCTGGGACGACCTGAAGAAGGCCGCCGCCACGATCAAGCAGAAGACGGGCGTCGACGGCTACTGGGGCTCGACGCAGGCGTACTACGCGCAGTCGTTCCTCTACGGCGAGGGCACCGACACCGTCGACGCCTCCGCCAAGAAGATCACCGTGAACTCGGCCGCGGCGCAGAAGGCGTACGGCACCTGGCAGGGCCTGTTCTCCGGCAAGGGACTGCACAAGGCCGACACCACCGCCGACGCCTACGCCCACATCCAGGACGCGTTCGTCAACGGCAAGGTCGCCTCGATCGTCCAGGGACCCTGGGAGATCACCAACTTCTACAAGGGCTCGGCCTTCACGGACAAGACCAACCTCGGTATCGCCACCGTCCCGGCCGGCTCCACCGGCAAGGCGGGCGCCCCGACCGGCGGCCACAACCTCTCGGTCTACGCCGGGTCCGACAAGGCCCACCAGGCGGCGTCGCTGAAGTTCGTGAAGTTCATGACCTCGGCCGCTTCGCAGGCCAAGATCGCGCTCAAGAACTCCACGCTGCCCACCCGTGACGACGCCTACACCAGCGCCGTCAAGGCCGACCCGGGCATCGCCGGCTACCAGACGGTGCTCGCCGCCGCCCAGCCGCGGCCGGCGCTGCCCGAGTACAGCTCGCTGTGGGGCCCGCTCGACACCGAGCTGCCGAAGATCGCGGGTGGCAAGGAGTCCCTGGACAAGGGCCTGAGCAACGTCGA